One Ricinus communis isolate WT05 ecotype wild-type chromosome 2, ASM1957865v1, whole genome shotgun sequence DNA segment encodes these proteins:
- the LOC8264408 gene encoding uncharacterized protein LOC8264408 isoform X1, with product MSALREGKKKRQIAIEPTPISSQDKKELPHQEEEEKVLKKEIQDLRQWTEMIDVMNDEQLKEYLKNRPDQFKTVKIERSKPRQRVRKTKSSTSTGIMASVWKFHREDDN from the exons ATGTCTGCTTTgagagaaggaaaaaagaaaaggcagaTAGCTATAGAGCCCACTCCCATTTCTTCACAAGACAAGAAGGAACTTCCAcatcaagaagaagaagaaaaggtcttgaaaaaagaaatacaagaTCTTAGACAATGG ACTGAGATGATAGATGTTATGAATGACGAGCAATTAAAAGAGTATTTGAAAAACAGACCCGATCAATTCAAAACTGTAAAGATAGAAAGGAGTAAGCCAAGACAAAGA GTTAGGAAGACCAAATCTTCAACCTCAACTGGAATAATGGCTTCGGTATGGAAATTCCACAGGGAAGACGATAACTGA
- the LOC8264408 gene encoding uncharacterized protein LOC8264408 isoform X2: MSALREGKKKRQIAIEPTPISSQDKKELPHQEEEEKTEMIDVMNDEQLKEYLKNRPDQFKTVKIERSKPRQRVRKTKSSTSTGIMASVWKFHREDDN; this comes from the exons ATGTCTGCTTTgagagaaggaaaaaagaaaaggcagaTAGCTATAGAGCCCACTCCCATTTCTTCACAAGACAAGAAGGAACTTCCAcatcaagaagaagaagaaaag ACTGAGATGATAGATGTTATGAATGACGAGCAATTAAAAGAGTATTTGAAAAACAGACCCGATCAATTCAAAACTGTAAAGATAGAAAGGAGTAAGCCAAGACAAAGA GTTAGGAAGACCAAATCTTCAACCTCAACTGGAATAATGGCTTCGGTATGGAAATTCCACAGGGAAGACGATAACTGA
- the LOC8284794 gene encoding tRNA nucleotidyltransferase cca2 isoform X2, whose amino-acid sequence MRPYLNAAINLRPIQLLLPPLLRSSTSAFAFRNFRPETPRYLHSFLRRRFSCRAMGTSTPQAVIQVKDKIELTEIEKKIFDRLLNTLRHFNLQTQLRVAGGWVRDKLLGKDCYDIDIAIDNMLGSEFVDKVREYLLSTGEEVGGLGIIPRNPDQSKHLETARMRLFDLWIDFVNLRCEDYTEDSRIPTMKFGTAEEDAFRRDLTINSLFYNINTSSVEDLTERGIEDLKFGKIVTPLPPKATFLDDPLRVLRAIRFGARFGFILDEELKEAAACDDVKNALAAKISKERIGNEIDLMLSGNQPVKAMTYIGDLTLFWIIFGLPPKVEPAVSEGCHKLCIAYLDATWNLIQSIRSSFFTVPVVNFIFKDSLKQKASDSETVMKIHKSLEKFLNIIPLLTSDDDTQPAEVDWALELIDVPFSAKLRVLTGFLLREIKDFWRVALLISTMIYPADIDSTQSFLDKQFELDKRKELFKTVEDAITKQGLEKIWDVKPLVNGKEIMSVLQLKSGGPLVREWQQKLLAWQLAHPTGTAEECLDWMKETHLKRARIE is encoded by the exons atgAGACCATACCTGAACGCAGCTATAAACCTCCGACCTATTCAACTTCTACTCCCTCCTCTTCTCCGCAGCAGCACCAGTGCCTTCGCGTTTCGAAACTTCCGACCCGAAACTCCACGCTACCTCCATTCTTTCTTACGGCGGCGTTTTAGTTGCAGAGCAATGGGAACCTCAACTCCTCAAGCAGTTATTCAAGTTAAGGACAAAATTGAACTGACGGAAATtgagaagaaaatatttgatcgGCTTCTCAATACTCTCCGTCACTTTAATCTCCAAACTCAGCTCCGTGTTGCCGGCGGTTGGGTTCGCGATAAG CTTCTGGGGAAGGATTGCTATGACATTGATATTGCTATTGACAATATGTTAGGAAGTGAATTTGTTGATAAGGTTAGAGAATATTTGTTATCTACTGGAGAAGAAGTTGGGGGACTCGGTATTATTCCACG CAACCCTGATCAGTCCAAACACTTAGAAACTGCAAGGATGCGCCTTTTTGACTTATGGATTGATTTTGTTAACTTAAGGTGTGAAGACTATACTGAGGACAGTCGTATTCCCACAATG AAATTTGGCACagcagaagaagatgcatttAGACGGGATTTAACTATAAACAG cTTGTTCTACAATATTAATACTAGTTCAGTTGAAGACCTCACTGAAAGAG GCATTGAAGATCTAAAATTTGGAAAGATAGTGACTCCTTTACCTCCAAAGGCTACTTTTTTAGATGATCCACTTCGAGTTCTTCGAGCTATTCGGTTTG GTGCAAGGTTTGGATTCATTCTAGATGAAGAACTCAAAGAAGCTGCAGCGTGTGATGACGTGAAAAATGCTCTTGCGGCAAAAATTAGCAAAGAACGTATTGGAAATGAA ATTGATCTCATGCTTTCTGGAAATCAACCAGTTAAAGCTATGACATATATTGGTGATTTGACATTATTCTGGATTATCTTTGGTCTTCCTCCCAAGGTTGAGCCGGCTGTGTCAGAAGGATGCCACaa GCTCTGTATTGCTTATTTGGATGCCACGTGGAACCTTATTCAATCAATTAGGTCTTCTTTCTTCACT GTTCCTGTTGTCAACTTCATCTTCAAAGACTCTCTTAAGCAAAAAGCTAGTGATTCTGAAACA GTTATGAAGATACACAAGTCACTAGAGAAATTCTTGAACATAATTCCTTTGCTTACTTCTGATGATGATACCCAGCCAGCTGAAGTTGATTGGGCCCTAGAACTTATTGATGTACCTTTCTCAGCTAAACTCCgagtgttgacag GTTTTCTGCTACGAGAAATCAAAGATTTTTGGCGAGTTGCTTTGTTGATATCTACAATGATATACCCTGCTGATATTGACTCTACTCAAAGTTTTTTAGATAAGCAATTTGAActtgacaaaagaaaagaactatTTAAGACAGTTGAGGATGCCATTACCAAACAAG GTCTTGAAAAAATCTGGGATGTAAAGCCGTTGGTTAATGGGAAAGAAATAATGAGTGTTTTGCAGCTTAAATCCGGAGGACCCCTAGTTAGGGAGTGG CAACAAAAATTGCTGGCTTGGCAGCTTGCTCATCCCACAGGAACTGCAGAGGAA
- the LOC8284794 gene encoding tRNA nucleotidyltransferase cca2 isoform X1 — MRPYLNAAINLRPIQLLLPPLLRSSTSAFAFRNFRPETPRYLHSFLRRRFSCRAMGTSTPQAVIQVKDKIELTEIEKKIFDRLLNTLRHFNLQTQLRVAGGWVRDKLLGKDCYDIDIAIDNMLGSEFVDKVREYLLSTGEEVGGLGIIPRNPDQSKHLETARMRLFDLWIDFVNLRCEDYTEDSRIPTMKFGTAEEDAFRRDLTINSLFYNINTSSVEDLTERGIEDLKFGKIVTPLPPKATFLDDPLRVLRAIRFGARFGFILDEELKEAAACDDVKNALAAKISKERIGNEIDLMLSGNQPVKAMTYIGDLTLFWIIFGLPPKVEPAVSEGCHKLCIAYLDATWNLIQSIRSSFFTDEQRRLSLYAALFLPFRNIIYIEKGKNVPVVNFIFKDSLKQKASDSETVMKIHKSLEKFLNIIPLLTSDDDTQPAEVDWALELIDVPFSAKLRVLTGFLLREIKDFWRVALLISTMIYPADIDSTQSFLDKQFELDKRKELFKTVEDAITKQGLEKIWDVKPLVNGKEIMSVLQLKSGGPLVREWQQKLLAWQLAHPTGTAEECLDWMKETHLKRARIE; from the exons atgAGACCATACCTGAACGCAGCTATAAACCTCCGACCTATTCAACTTCTACTCCCTCCTCTTCTCCGCAGCAGCACCAGTGCCTTCGCGTTTCGAAACTTCCGACCCGAAACTCCACGCTACCTCCATTCTTTCTTACGGCGGCGTTTTAGTTGCAGAGCAATGGGAACCTCAACTCCTCAAGCAGTTATTCAAGTTAAGGACAAAATTGAACTGACGGAAATtgagaagaaaatatttgatcgGCTTCTCAATACTCTCCGTCACTTTAATCTCCAAACTCAGCTCCGTGTTGCCGGCGGTTGGGTTCGCGATAAG CTTCTGGGGAAGGATTGCTATGACATTGATATTGCTATTGACAATATGTTAGGAAGTGAATTTGTTGATAAGGTTAGAGAATATTTGTTATCTACTGGAGAAGAAGTTGGGGGACTCGGTATTATTCCACG CAACCCTGATCAGTCCAAACACTTAGAAACTGCAAGGATGCGCCTTTTTGACTTATGGATTGATTTTGTTAACTTAAGGTGTGAAGACTATACTGAGGACAGTCGTATTCCCACAATG AAATTTGGCACagcagaagaagatgcatttAGACGGGATTTAACTATAAACAG cTTGTTCTACAATATTAATACTAGTTCAGTTGAAGACCTCACTGAAAGAG GCATTGAAGATCTAAAATTTGGAAAGATAGTGACTCCTTTACCTCCAAAGGCTACTTTTTTAGATGATCCACTTCGAGTTCTTCGAGCTATTCGGTTTG GTGCAAGGTTTGGATTCATTCTAGATGAAGAACTCAAAGAAGCTGCAGCGTGTGATGACGTGAAAAATGCTCTTGCGGCAAAAATTAGCAAAGAACGTATTGGAAATGAA ATTGATCTCATGCTTTCTGGAAATCAACCAGTTAAAGCTATGACATATATTGGTGATTTGACATTATTCTGGATTATCTTTGGTCTTCCTCCCAAGGTTGAGCCGGCTGTGTCAGAAGGATGCCACaa GCTCTGTATTGCTTATTTGGATGCCACGTGGAACCTTATTCAATCAATTAGGTCTTCTTTCTTCACT GATGAACAAAGGAGACTCTCTCTATATGCTGCTTTATTTCTTCCGTTCAGAAATATCATATACATTGAGAAGGGTAAAAAT GTTCCTGTTGTCAACTTCATCTTCAAAGACTCTCTTAAGCAAAAAGCTAGTGATTCTGAAACA GTTATGAAGATACACAAGTCACTAGAGAAATTCTTGAACATAATTCCTTTGCTTACTTCTGATGATGATACCCAGCCAGCTGAAGTTGATTGGGCCCTAGAACTTATTGATGTACCTTTCTCAGCTAAACTCCgagtgttgacag GTTTTCTGCTACGAGAAATCAAAGATTTTTGGCGAGTTGCTTTGTTGATATCTACAATGATATACCCTGCTGATATTGACTCTACTCAAAGTTTTTTAGATAAGCAATTTGAActtgacaaaagaaaagaactatTTAAGACAGTTGAGGATGCCATTACCAAACAAG GTCTTGAAAAAATCTGGGATGTAAAGCCGTTGGTTAATGGGAAAGAAATAATGAGTGTTTTGCAGCTTAAATCCGGAGGACCCCTAGTTAGGGAGTGG CAACAAAAATTGCTGGCTTGGCAGCTTGCTCATCCCACAGGAACTGCAGAGGAA